From the Helianthus annuus cultivar XRQ/B chromosome 17, HanXRQr2.0-SUNRISE, whole genome shotgun sequence genome, the window aaaacacaaaaatatgtttttctttatagggggagaaattcgcagaaaaatacaaaaacatgataaaatacaaaaatccaaaaacattagaaaacttgaaaaagagtttgtgtaaaataggggaaatgatagtacatcagctagacagacacagtacgctaaagaaatgtaacgtttaaaatgcaattaagaagtctcgcaaaagatatgccgataggtttttgcaaaatcagtagatcagtgtgggatataaacctaaaatttacttgtgtttacgtggggaacacctccaggatatatgggtaacccccgaaatcccgtttgaaaggtcccttattctgagatactaggtctttatgcttagtgatatctagggtattatcccgggacttctgctgtatggaaatactgacctagtccccggataatgctttacgcatatgctttacttgtaaagcctcccctcagcataacaatgattaaacattgcaaaatgataatcatgtgctgttgtaaagaagatccctaaaggggacccaccgtaaagccttgtgcagatcatgtctgtttgatgagggttgggtaagcaggAGATACTAAACTGTGATTGGTAcaggtttgaaatttgaaaaagtgtttgaaggatcaaaattttcaaaagttcattaatttgaactgttttcagatCAAAACGTCAGCGTACTTCATAAtctggtcaaccaaggtcattaatttgaacttggtaggccaaacagttgaccaaggtcattaacttggacttggttaactggatGTGTCGGTGAATAATCAGAaaagttaaaaattaaaaaaatctgaaaatcatgtttctgatttcgctctaaaatACAAGTTTTACATTAAAAAGCTAATTTCCCTCCTGGATGCTTcatattctgattccgctcgtagcttcaaagctgatttcgcttgagagacTTTATGACCATTTCGAGTGGAATCAGATAGGCTATAAAAGCCACCTGATTCCGCTCCTGAAATCACTTGTCTGATTTCGCCCCAGCTTATTCTCTCTCAGCGACCAAGAGCGAAACCCTAGTTTCTTTGTTTTCCTACCGAATTGCTGCCCAATTTTTATCAGATCTTGTGATTATCTCATCTAGTAATCATGGGCAAAGTAGATTTAGGCTCTAATCTGGCTATATCATGTGCTATTTGAACTGTCGGCATCTGTTATGTGAAAAACTTAGTTTTAGGGTTAAAAACTGTTAAATCTGAACAATAGATCATATGTATGTTGTCGTTTTGAAGTGTAGATCATGTATTTGTGTGTAAATTGTTACAGATCTGAACAAATTGCATGATTGACGATGAGTGAGTGTTGCAGACTTAGATCTAGGACATGTTTAGGGTTAAAATTGAAATCAAAACATAACCCAAGTGTCGGAATTAACAGATTAACATGTTAACCTTTTCAATTTCTTGATCTGTTGAGTTTTGAATGGTGTAATTTTGATTCCGCTTGTAATTGAAAAAGAAAGCCAATTCCGCCCCAAAGATGATGTTGAGATTTCGCTCCTAAGTGACtttttctgatttcgcttctaagtCACCTAATGTGATTCCGCTCCTAACTCAACTTAGTGATTCCGCTCCTATATGTTAACCTGATTCCGCTTCTATGTGTCAACCTGATTTCGCTTCCGAGTgttatgtgatttcgctccaaatcaaTTAGGGTGATTTCTCTTGTAATGCCTTGTCATTACATGTGTTTTCACTTGTAAATGTTTTGATGCTGAAATTTTCTAAGAGTGAACTCATTGTATGTTGTATTGTTTGCAGGGTTCAAATGTGGTATTTGATCCACTTCACAACAGTTGCTGTGACTTGGATGTGAAGAAAAATACAGAGTTGGCAAAGTTCAGCAGTATCTTGGAGTTCATGGGTAGAATCCCTATTCAAAAGTCTTTGACTGATCAACGTCCATTGTACAAGTCACATATTAAACGATTCTGGAAGCATTCAAAGTATGAAGTATGATGAAGCAAACAAAGCAATTCATTCAATTGTGAAGGTGCATAATGAAAAGAAAGAAATTGTTGTTACTGAAGCACTTATTCATGAGGTTGTGAATTTTCCGGACGATGAAAACTCGCCAACAAGATTTCTAGAACGGATGGTAAAGGGATGTATGCCCAGGATGGGATATGTGGGCGCATTGAATGTTGGAAATTATTTGAAGTCAAAATGCCAGAAACCCTACAAGTTTATTGTACATTGTGTATTAATGTCACTCAGTCATACCAAAGGAGGGTACGATGCAATGCGTGATTATCAGATGAACATGGTTACTGCATTGGTTCTGAacaagaaatacaacttctcGCATATTGTTTTTCATTACATGGTCGAGAATATCCTAACAAAGAGTAAGTCTTGGATGTATCCAAGATTTGTGCAAATGCTGATTGATCATGCATATCTAGAGATTGAACGTGATTTGAAGGGTGATTTGTTAGTTTAGTCACACATGAGCAACGATTCTCTCAAGCAGCTTGCAAGATATCACCCAAATCATCCAGAACCAAAGATAGTTGCTAAATTCTTCGGATTTATCAAGGATGCGAATTATGTTGATCCTGATCCAGTCGATCATCAAAACTGGagaaatgaagaagaaatgaaggaaGCAGCTTATGCTGATGAGCTAAAAACTCTTGAGGAGTTCAAAACCACCCCAAATGATTGGTTTGTCAAAGAAACGAGGAGGAGAGGCAAGAAAGTTACACCTAAATCACAGGAGGGTGAGGGGTCTTCATCGCAACcgaagaagaaacaaaagaaagtggctAAGACGTTATTGATTGATGAACCGGAGGTTGAAGAGCCGGTGGTTACTGCGGAAGAAGATCCGTATGCTGATATTGATCAAGTGATGCTTAATGTTGATGATTTAGTGTCTGAGCAAGCAGTTAATGTGGAAGCTGAGAAAGAGAAGGTTCTTGATGACGTTGAAGGTGATGATGTCAATAAAAGTACAACAAGCTCTTCGAGTTCTTCAGATGAGGAAATAGATGAGAATGAACGTCTAAGAAGAATTCAAGAAGCTACAGAGAAAGAAAAGCAGTTAAGGAAAATGAAGAGACAGGAGAAAGATGATTCTGCATATGTTCTATCTCCAGAGCACGTTTCTGAATCATAATCACCTTCAAGTGGAAAAAAGAAAGCAGGTGCAAAGAAAAGGATTGTATCTCCGAAAATCAAGAAAGTT encodes:
- the LOC118488911 gene encoding altered inheritance of mitochondria protein 21-like — encoded protein: MSNDSLKQLARYHPNHPEPKIVAKFFGFIKDANYVDPDPVDHQNWRNEEEMKEAAYADELKTLEEFKTTPNDWFVKETRRRGKKVTPKSQEGEGSSSQPKKKQKKVAKTLLIDEPEVEEPVVTAEEDPYADIDQVMLNVDDLVSEQAVNVEAEKEKVLDDVEGDDVNKSTTSSSSSSDEEIDENERLRRIQEATEKEKQLRKMKRQEKDDSAYVLSPEHPSPPKQPTPPRQPSPLHLSPLHLSPPQQQTLLTSQEIFQTPPLTQIQLTPGSSAHKGLHIPPDNLEDIGDFSFANDEQVKKLEKNMDDVLNENKVVAAESKKVVEREKILEMRVKKLESDNKALLKKIDTDQTEIDFLKVRVVELEEEKARRDEQNKYFEMKNKELEAAKAFKEHEFYMLIK